From a region of the Odontesthes bonariensis isolate fOdoBon6 chromosome 2, fOdoBon6.hap1, whole genome shotgun sequence genome:
- the ccar1 gene encoding cell division cycle and apoptosis regulator protein 1, protein MAQYGGQKNPPWATQFAATAVSQPGHSGQSLDLNSLHSLGVQQPSLLGASPSVYSQQTALAAASLNNQSAANYQLSQQTAALQQQAAAAAAAALQQSQINTALQQYQQQQQQQQQQQQQQQQPPQQPPQQQLYNVPHQLPQPQQALISQPPVALPTSLSLSNPQQTAQITVSYPTPRSSHQQQTQPQKQRVFTGVVNKLHDTFGFVDEDVFFQLSAVKGKTPQVGDRVLVEAVYNPNMPFKWNAQRIQTLPQLANQSHQHQHQHQPQHQPQHQHQPQHQPQHQPQHQPQHQPQHQPQHQPQHQPQHQPQHQHQPQPLPQASPQLGSLYNEPGMQLRYTDMHSTDNRQNSQPQPPNMMKANPTMLQSLPPPTTFSVPAQGPPPSLLQAQLSAASLAPLLQNPPQPLLPQPPPKDVFPGGLLQPPVRMMPQPQPVRRIEPPPRFPTRNDRGPELILRSKEERSRDRDRERRRSRERSPTRKRSRDRSPRRERSPRRPRRVVPRYTVQFSKFSLDGSSCDLMELRRRYQSLYIPSDFFDAVFTWVDAFPFTRPFQLNNACNFHIMHKEVDPFVKNTAVLDPPDVNHTYSAKVMLLANPSIEELYHKSCALAEDSQEVRDSFQHPARLIKFLVGMRGKDEAMAIGGHWSPSLDGADPEKDPAVLIKTAIRCCRALTGIDLSLCTQWYRFAEIRYHRPEETHKGRTVPAHVETVVLFLPDVWHCLPTRSEWEVLSRRLREQLAEKLSAERKEADGEQEEEEKDDDESKDVSTPTHWAKLDPKSMKVNDLRKELDCRSLSSKGLKSQLIARLTKQLKVEEQVEESKEPEKPESKVVEEEEPPRAEDDREEEERKRQEELERQRRERRYILPDEPTILVHPNWAAKNGKFDCSVMSLSVLLDYRLEDNKEHSFEVSLFAELFNEMLQRDFGYRIFKALAALPTKDERKEKKAKKETEKKDVEKRDMKKEKEDEGEEPTAKKTKEDEEEKKKNEDKPIKKEESREEEDNEDDGSTANVEEYDPMEAEDADDDEDDDKDDDDSNDRDRKDRKDDRKSSKERSSKDKEKKQMVTHNKELLMAFVYFDQSHCGYLLERDVEEILYTLGLHLSRAQIKKLLNKPVVRESCYYRKLTDRGKDEPAPSFNEANIETLMGNKGLISTSKARVKSESSESGSLIVYNGAMVDIGSMMQKLEKSEKAREEIEQKLMVQDAKMEEDAKVKAQLEQANKTLSKELEEVKSSLGQTEETLKATEEQKTIYHEQIRASANSLKATVKGLMEVLKKDPEGDESFVELTADHVRTSQTNGADE, encoded by the exons ATGGCCCAATACGGGGGACAGAAAAATCCGCCGTGGGCGACTCAATTTGCTGCCACAGCAGTTTCTCAACCAGGTCACTCAGGACAGTCTCTTGACCTCAACAGCTTACACT CTCTTGGGGTGCAGCAGCCGTCTCTTCTGGGAGCGTCTCCATCCGTGTATTCCCAGCAGACAGCTTTGGCTGCAGCCTCTCTCAACAACCAATCTGCAGCAAACTATCAGCTGTCTCAACAAACTGCTGCTCTGCAGCAgcaagctgcagcagctgctgcggCAGCACTACAGCAG TCTCAGATCAATACAGCACTCCAGCAGtatcaacaacaacagcagcagcagcagcagcagcagcagcagcaacagcagcctcCCCAGCAACCCCCTCAACAACAACTGTACAATGTTCCTCATCAG CTCCCTCAGCCTCAACAGGCACTGATCTCTCAG CCCCCTGTTGCCTTGCCCACAAGCCTGAGCTTGTCCAACCCCCAACAGACAGCCCAGATAACGGTTTCATATCCAACACCACGTTCAAGCCACCAACAGCAGACACAGCCACAGAAGCAGCGGGTCTTCACTGGTGTCGTCAATAAGCTACATGATACATTTGGCTTTGTAGATGAAGATGTCTTCTTTCAACTAAG TGCTGTGAAGGGGAAGACTCCCCAGGTTGGTGACAGGGTCCTCGTGGAAGCTGTGTACAACCCGAATATGCCCTTCAAGTGGAATGCTCAGCGTATCCAGACTTTACCTCAGCTAGCAAATCAGTCG catcagcatcagcatcagcatcagcCGCAGCATCAGCCGCAGCATCAGCATCAGCCGCAGCATCAGCCGCAGCATCAGCCGCAGCATCAGCCGCAGCATCAGCCACAGCATCAGCCACAGCATCAGCCGCAGCATCAGCCACAGCATCAGCCGCAGCATCAGCATCAGCCTCAGCCTTTACCTCAAGCTTCCCCACAGCTCGGCAGCCTTTACAATGAGCCTGGGATGCAGCTGCGCTACACAGACATGCACTCTACGGACAACCGACAAAAT AGTCAGCCCCAACCTCCTAACATGATGAAGGCAAACCCCACCATGCTGCAGTCACTACCTCCACCAACCACGTTCAGTGTTCCGGCCCAGGGtccccctccttccctcctGCAGGCCCAGCTTTCTGCTGCCTCTCTGGCCCCTCTCCTCCAAAACCCCCCACAGCCTCTGCTTCCACAGCCTCCACCCAAAG ATGTGTTTCCTGGTGGTCTTCTTCAGCCCCCAGTGAGGATGATGCCACAGCCACAGCCCGTCCGGCGAATCGAGCCTCCACCGCGTTTCCCCACTCGCAATGATCGCGGCCCAGAGCTCATCCTCAGATCTAAAGAAGAACGCAG CAGAGACAGAGACCGTGAGCGCAGGCGATCGAGGGAACGTTCACCCACCCGCAAACGCTCCAGAGACCGGTCACCTAGACGTGAACGCTCTCCAAGACGGCCTCGCAGGGTGGTTCCTCGCTACACTGTCCAGTTTTCCAAGTTCAGCTTGGATGG CTCTAGCTGTGACTTGATGGAGCTGAGAAGGCGCTATCAAAGTCTCTACATTCCCAGCGACTTCTTTGATGCAGTCTTCACCTGGGTCGATGCCTTCCCTTTTACACGGCCGTTCCAGCTCAATAATGCCTGTAACTTCCACATCATGCACAAAGAAGTGGATCCTTTTGTCAAAAACACAGCTGTACTGGACCCTCCTGATGTTAACCACACCTACAGCGCCAAG GTGATGCTGCTAGCTAACCCCAGTATAGAGGAGCTCTATCACAAGTCATGTGCTCTGGCAGAGGACTCCCAGGAAGTCAGAGACTCTTTCCAACATCCTGCTAGGCTCATTAAG TTTTTGGTGGGCATGAGAGGTAAAGATGAGGCCATGGCCATTGGTGGTCACTGGTCACCCTCTCTAGATGGAGCCGACCCTGAGAAGGATCCAGCAGTCCTTATTAAGACAGCCATACGCTGTTGCAGGGCACTCACGGGCATAGACCTTAGTCTGTGCACTCAGTG GTATCGTTTTGCAGAGATTCGCTATCATCGGCCGGAGGAGACACACAAGGGGCGGACAGTCCCTGCTCATGTGGAGACAGTGGTTTTGTTTCTTCCGGATGTTTGGCATTGTCTTCCTACCCGCTCAGAGTGGGAGGTGCTGTCACGGCGACTCCGGGAGCAGCTGGCTGAGAAGCTGTCGGCCGAGCGAAAGGAGGCGGATGGAGAACAG gaggaagaggaaaaggATGACGATGAATCCAAGGACGTTAGTACTCCCACTCACTGGGCTAAACTTGACCCGAAATCAATGAAG GTAAATGACCTACGCAAAGAGCTCGACTGTCGCTCTCTAAGTTCCAAGGGGTTAAAATCGCAATTGATTGCTCGCCTCACGAAGCAGCTGaaggtggaggagcaggtggaggagtCCAAGGAACCTGAGAAACCGGAGAGCAAAGttgtggaggaagaggagccaCCTCGAGCTGAGGACGACAGAGAG GAAGAGGAAAGGAAGAGGCAGGAGGAGCTTGAGCGTCAGCGGAGAGAAAGACGCTACATCCTCCCCGATGAGCCCACCATCCTCGTGCACCCCAACTGGGCTGCCAAGAATGGCAAATTTGATTGCAGTGTCATGTCCCTGAGTGTGCTCCTGGACTACAGACTGGAAGACAACAAGGAGCACTCCTTTGAG GTCTCCCTGTTTGCTGAGCTGTTTAATGAGATGCTACAGAGAGACTTTGGCTATCGTATATTTAAAGCTCTCGCTGCTCTCCCCACCAAGGATGagaggaaggagaagaaggccaaaaaagagacagaaaagaaagatgttGAAAAGCGGgatatgaaaaaggaaaaagaagacgAGGGTGAAGAGCCAACAGCAAAGAAGACcaaggaagatgaggaggagaagaagaag AATGAAGACAAGCCCATCAAAAAGGAGGAGTCTCGAGAGGAAGAAGACAACGAAGATGATGGCAGCACAGCCAATGTCGAAGAATATGACCCTATGGAGGCTGAAGATGCAGATGACGATGAGGATGATG ACAAAGATGACGATGATTCCAACGACAGGGACAGGAAAGACCGCAAAGATGACCGCAAGTCATCAAAAGAGAGGTCCTCCAAAGACAAG GAAAAGAAGCAGATGGTCACACACAACAAGGAGCTGCTTATGGCTTTCGTCTACTTTGACCAGAGCCACTGTGGCTATTTGCTCGAAAGAGACGTGGAGGAGATCTTGTACACACTGGGACTGCATCTTTCTCGTGCACAG ATAAAGAAGCTTTTGAACAAACCAGTGGTCAGAGAGTCGTGTTACTACAGAAAACTGACAGACAGGGGAAAGGATGAACCTGCTCCCTCCTTTAATGAAGCCAACATAGAAACCCTCATGG GCAACAAAGGACTGATTTCTACTTCGAAAGCCCGTGTTAAATCGGAGTCCAGCGAGTCCGGTAGTCTGATTGTGTATAACGGGGCCATGGTCGATATTGGCAGCATGATGCAGAAACTGGAGAAGAGCGAGAAGGCAAGAGAGGAGATCGAGCAGAAGCTCATGGTTCAGGATGCCAAAATGG aGGAAGATGCAAAAGTTAAAGCTCAGTTGGAGCAAGCCAACAAAACTTTGTCcaaggagctggaggaggtgaAAAGCAGTCTCGGCCAAACTGAGGAGACTTTGAAGGCCACGGAGGAGCAGAAGACCATCTATCATGAGCAGATTAGAGcgtcagccaactccttgaagGCCACCGTCAAAGGGCTGATGGAAGTGCTGAAGAAG gaTCCAGAGGGAGACGAGTCTTTCGTTGAGCTCACTGCCGATCACGTCCGGACATCTCAGACAAACGGAGCTGATGAATGA